A single genomic interval of Pseudochaenichthys georgianus chromosome 3, fPseGeo1.2, whole genome shotgun sequence harbors:
- the pnoca gene encoding prepronociceptin — MKTLVALLLLLVCDPAHTHSDCQTDCLSCSHILPKQLPFNTLVCLTECEANVSPAFSWDFCRKVLSSPLSSLTGIIRKRSQEEAEALFPEDDEQEEQAAGDLLLPFALQSYDHVTRALEMDERDLGGNDGPLNTAFNSQNEDEYEEEAGQEEGAAASRGQGDVGLSVSKRFGGFVKGRHSYRKLMSPGRSYQKRYGGFVGIRKSARKWNNQKRFSEFLKQYLEMSSKATEYNSMSEDLTQHNEV, encoded by the exons ATGAAGACGTTGgtggctctgctgctgctgttggtgTGTgatcctgcacacacacacagcgactGCCAGACAGACTGCCTGTCCTGCAGCCACATCCTGCCCAAACAGCTGCCCTTCAACACGCtg GTGTGTCTCACTGAGTGCGAAGCCAACGTCTCCCCGGCTTTCTCCTGGGACTTCTGTCGAAAAGTGCTTTCATCGCCTCTTTCCTCCCTCACCGGTATCATACGGAAAAGATCCCAGGAGGAGGCGGAGGCCCTGTTTCCAGAGGACGATGAACAGGAGGAGCAGGCGGCTGGAGATCTGCTGCTGCCCTTTGCCTTGCAGAGTTACGATCACGTGACAAGAGCGCTCGAGATGGACGAGAGGGATCTGGGGGGGAATGACGGTCCTCTGAACACAGCCTTCAATTCCCAGAATGAGGATGAGTATGAAGAGGAGGCGGGACAAGAAGAAGGAGCTGCTGCCTCAAGAGGACAAGGCGACGTAGGGCTGAGTGTCTCCAAGAGGTTCGGAGGATTCGTCAAAGGGAGACACAGCTACCGGAAGCTGATGTCTCCGGGAAGATCGTACCAGAAGAGGTACGGCGGCTTCGTCGGCATTCGCAAGTCAGCGCGCAAGTGGAACAACCAAAAACGTTTCAGCGAGTTCCTGAAGCAGTATCTGGAGATGAGCTCTAAGGCCACCGAGTACAACAGCATGTCAGAGGACCTCACCCAACATAACGAAGTTTAG